The Methanoregula boonei 6A8 genome has a window encoding:
- a CDS encoding phosphoglycerol geranylgeranyltransferase — protein sequence MKWKDWVHVTKLDPDKQLGPGDIDAIAASGTDALMLSGTLNVTKENLLALQKMIAQYDLPLVMEPAGPEAVLMEGIEYVFVPSVLNTTDVQWIVGKHRSWVQQQDGKIPWDMVVPEAYIVLNPASSVGRVTKAVCDLKPAEVAAYTEVADRYFHFPIVYIEYSGTYGAPAVVKAAAEAIDHAILYYGGGINSAEKAAEMGKYADTIVVGNAVYDQGASVLKATVDAVQ from the coding sequence ATGAAGTGGAAAGACTGGGTGCATGTGACCAAACTCGATCCGGATAAACAGCTTGGGCCCGGCGACATCGATGCAATAGCCGCAAGCGGGACCGATGCACTGATGCTCTCGGGTACCTTAAACGTGACCAAAGAGAACCTGCTCGCCCTCCAGAAGATGATCGCGCAGTACGACTTGCCGCTCGTCATGGAGCCGGCGGGGCCCGAGGCAGTACTTATGGAAGGGATCGAGTATGTCTTTGTACCAAGTGTCCTCAACACGACCGACGTGCAGTGGATCGTAGGCAAGCACCGGTCCTGGGTACAGCAGCAGGACGGGAAGATCCCCTGGGACATGGTGGTCCCCGAGGCATATATTGTCCTTAACCCTGCATCGTCGGTGGGCCGGGTGACAAAGGCGGTCTGCGATCTCAAGCCTGCCGAGGTGGCTGCGTACACCGAAGTTGCCGACCGGTACTTCCATTTTCCCATCGTCTATATCGAATATTCCGGGACCTATGGGGCTCCCGCAGTGGTAAAGGCGGCTGCCGAAGCGATCGATCACGCGATCCTCTACTATGGCGGCGGAATCAATTCGGCCGAAAAGGCAGCCGAGATGGGGAAGTACGCAGATACGATCGTTGTCGGAAATGCCGTGTACGATCAGGGCGCCTCTGTCCTGAAAGCAACCGTGGACGCTGTCCAGTAA
- a CDS encoding RNA methyltransferase — MPEIDIVLVAPLYEGNVGFAARVMKNFGFTRLVLVDPCPLGEEAKGRASHAQDVLGNAEICTIEDVFARSSIVVATTGQVSKSVCNPMRMPFYSPRELRERIGIAEGRVSILFGRENWGLNNDEVKRSDMICTIPTSDEYPIMNLSHAVGIVCYELANLPSAPYRLATPYEMGHLYRHIDRFLDSVHHPAFKRENTMIMIRRILGRACLTSREASTVHGLLRRTEWHVDPDALDREKEAQRRHKNQHCELDDHQDADEGNA; from the coding sequence ATGCCTGAGATCGACATCGTGCTTGTGGCCCCCCTCTACGAGGGAAACGTGGGGTTTGCCGCACGGGTGATGAAGAATTTCGGGTTTACCCGCCTGGTACTGGTTGATCCCTGCCCGCTTGGCGAGGAGGCCAAGGGCCGGGCATCCCATGCGCAGGACGTGTTGGGAAATGCCGAGATCTGCACCATCGAGGACGTTTTTGCAAGAAGCAGCATTGTTGTCGCGACCACCGGCCAGGTGAGCAAATCGGTCTGCAATCCGATGAGGATGCCGTTTTATTCACCCCGGGAATTGCGTGAGCGGATCGGCATTGCGGAGGGGAGGGTGTCCATTCTTTTTGGCCGGGAGAACTGGGGGCTCAACAACGATGAGGTAAAACGCAGCGATATGATCTGCACCATCCCGACGTCTGATGAATACCCCATCATGAACCTCTCCCATGCGGTAGGGATTGTCTGTTACGAGCTCGCAAACCTCCCCTCCGCCCCGTACCGGCTTGCCACACCGTACGAGATGGGGCACCTGTACCGGCACATAGACCGGTTCCTGGACTCGGTGCACCACCCGGCCTTCAAGCGCGAGAATACGATGATCATGATCCGGCGTATTCTGGGGAGAGCCTGCCTGACCTCCCGGGAGGCAAGCACGGTCCACGGCCTTTTGCGCCGGACCGAGTGGCATGTGGATCCCGATGCACTTGACCGGGAAAAAGAGGCACAGCGCCGGCACAAGAACCAGCATTGCGAGCTTGATGATCATCAGGATGCGGATGAGGGGAATGCTTAG
- a CDS encoding OsmC family protein gives MGLNNIDTKQVIEYKKEIEKKPADAKFTAKIEGSWLFEDGGPQFRSVVKVKDGTYTMEACHPNFAGPASRPGPMAFGLFWFAACFSSTLVTEASLRKIQLAEVKTRVEADLDYTAQFDLGKQPLVNGFRVFMDVKGDVTEAELKDLKEYALTHCMGMFTIQHAISLKAEVKKV, from the coding sequence ATGGGTCTCAACAACATCGACACCAAACAGGTTATAGAATACAAAAAGGAGATCGAAAAGAAACCTGCGGATGCAAAGTTCACCGCAAAGATCGAAGGCAGCTGGCTCTTTGAAGACGGCGGGCCCCAGTTCCGATCGGTGGTCAAGGTTAAGGATGGCACCTACACAATGGAGGCCTGTCACCCGAACTTTGCCGGTCCGGCAAGCCGCCCCGGTCCCATGGCCTTTGGTCTTTTCTGGTTTGCAGCCTGTTTTTCGAGCACCCTTGTTACTGAAGCCTCATTGCGAAAGATCCAGCTCGCGGAGGTAAAGACCCGTGTCGAGGCAGATCTCGATTACACCGCGCAGTTCGATCTCGGGAAACAGCCCCTTGTAAACGGGTTCCGGGTCTTCATGGATGTCAAGGGCGATGTTACCGAGGCCGAGCTTAAGGATCTTAAGGAGTACGCCCTTACGCACTGCATGGGCATGTTCACCATCCAGCATGCAATTTCCCTCAAGGCAGAAGTGAAAAAAGTCTAA
- a CDS encoding double-cubane-cluster-containing anaerobic reductase: protein MADYTKMWKSLGIDIENHNALLAGLGQAYTDIFLSQKNRPEGMKYFDFVMSEVHGLRIKEIVDAKAEGRKVIGSYCVFVPEELVLAVDGVAIGLCAGAELGFEAAEALLPRNTCSLIKSMFGFKLGKLCPYVESCDVIVGENTCDGKKKAYEIFRPLVKDLYVMDLPQTKSETGRMVLKEEYRKFIAKLEKESGKKITVQSLRKGIEIVNAKRKAMIRLAAVRAADPAPISGLDALLINQVFFHDDPVRFTDSVNKLCDELEQRVKDHKGVFPKGTTRVIVSGCPMAVPNWKLPMIIETSNAVIVGEESCVGERGTRWLTDIKGNTVEELLDAITDRYFNVDCAVFTPNPSRVSHVKDMVKKLHADGVIHYSLQFCQPYIIESGPVEKELEKSHIPTLRLETDYSQEDAGQLKTRIEAFNERLKKK, encoded by the coding sequence ATGGCAGATTATACAAAAATGTGGAAATCACTGGGCATCGATATAGAGAACCACAATGCCCTTCTTGCAGGCCTGGGACAGGCATATACGGACATCTTCCTCTCCCAGAAGAACCGGCCCGAAGGGATGAAGTACTTCGATTTTGTGATGAGCGAGGTCCACGGGCTCCGGATCAAGGAGATTGTGGATGCAAAGGCCGAGGGCCGGAAAGTTATCGGATCGTACTGCGTTTTTGTCCCGGAAGAACTCGTCCTTGCAGTCGACGGTGTTGCAATTGGCCTGTGCGCCGGTGCTGAACTGGGCTTTGAAGCGGCTGAGGCGCTGCTTCCCCGGAACACCTGCTCGCTTATCAAGTCCATGTTCGGGTTCAAGCTCGGGAAACTCTGCCCCTATGTGGAATCCTGCGATGTCATTGTGGGAGAGAATACCTGCGACGGCAAGAAAAAGGCGTACGAGATCTTCAGGCCGCTTGTTAAGGACCTCTACGTTATGGATCTCCCGCAGACAAAGAGCGAGACTGGCAGGATGGTACTCAAAGAGGAGTACCGTAAATTCATTGCAAAACTCGAAAAGGAGAGCGGGAAGAAGATCACCGTCCAGTCGCTCAGGAAAGGCATTGAGATTGTCAATGCAAAGCGCAAGGCAATGATCCGGCTTGCCGCAGTCCGTGCCGCCGATCCGGCCCCGATCTCGGGACTTGATGCCCTCCTTATCAACCAGGTCTTCTTCCACGATGACCCGGTCCGGTTTACCGACTCGGTCAACAAGCTCTGCGACGAGCTGGAACAGCGGGTAAAAGATCACAAGGGTGTCTTCCCCAAGGGAACAACCCGTGTTATTGTCTCGGGCTGCCCGATGGCTGTCCCGAACTGGAAGCTCCCGATGATCATTGAGACGAGTAATGCCGTTATTGTGGGCGAAGAGTCCTGCGTGGGAGAACGCGGTACCCGGTGGCTGACTGATATCAAGGGCAACACCGTAGAAGAACTGCTCGATGCCATTACCGACCGGTATTTCAATGTAGACTGTGCAGTATTCACACCCAATCCCTCACGGGTCAGCCATGTAAAAGATATGGTAAAGAAACTCCATGCTGACGGTGTCATCCACTACAGCCTCCAGTTCTGCCAGCCCTACATCATTGAGAGCGGCCCGGTAGAGAAGGAACTGGAAAAATCACACATCCCGACCCTGCGCCTGGAGACCGATTACAGCCAGGAAGATGCCGGCCAGCTCAAAACAAGGATTGAGGCTTTCAACGAACGCCTGAAGAAGAAATGA
- a CDS encoding acyl-CoA dehydratase activase, which yields MRYAGIDIGSRTVKLAVIEDGRLVLSRKSATSHNPLGIAHELMEGVDYDRLTATGYGRHLIKGHLDCPVVSEITAFVRGSRFFSNDCESILDIGGQDTKAISLDKDGNLCKFEMNDRCAAGTGRFLEVMATVLGFTLEEFSLAALSAKRAEKINSMCTVFAESEVVSLVTQGADRNEVALGIHKAIISRAAGLLKRVAPSGKIFFAGGVALNGCARSLLEQETDRPVFVPPDPQIVGAVGAALVASENS from the coding sequence ATGAGATACGCGGGAATTGATATCGGATCAAGGACGGTAAAACTTGCCGTAATCGAAGACGGCAGGCTGGTCCTTTCCCGCAAGTCGGCAACCTCGCACAACCCTCTGGGGATCGCACACGAACTCATGGAGGGAGTGGACTATGACCGGCTCACTGCCACCGGATACGGCCGTCACCTGATCAAAGGGCATCTCGACTGCCCGGTGGTAAGCGAGATCACGGCGTTTGTCCGGGGTTCCCGCTTTTTTTCAAACGATTGCGAATCGATCCTTGATATCGGTGGCCAGGACACTAAGGCCATCTCCCTTGACAAAGACGGTAACCTGTGCAAGTTCGAGATGAACGACCGGTGTGCGGCCGGGACCGGCCGGTTCCTTGAGGTCATGGCGACCGTGCTTGGGTTTACCCTGGAAGAGTTCTCTCTTGCCGCCCTTTCCGCAAAAAGGGCAGAGAAGATCAACAGCATGTGCACGGTCTTTGCCGAGTCAGAGGTAGTATCCCTTGTTACCCAGGGTGCGGACCGAAACGAGGTTGCCCTTGGGATCCACAAGGCAATTATCAGCCGTGCTGCGGGGCTCTTGAAACGTGTTGCTCCCTCAGGAAAGATCTTTTTTGCCGGGGGCGTTGCATTAAACGGCTGTGCACGTTCACTCCTCGAACAGGAGACGGATAGACCGGTCTTTGTCCCACCCGATCCCCAGATTGTCGGGGCGGTTGGTGCGGCACTGGTCGCATCGGAAAACAGTTAA
- a CDS encoding C-GCAxxG-C-C family (seleno)protein produces the protein METDLHPCRDRVGISPGKQPDPAGIRKIAEEYYRSGQFYCSEAIVKTFNEELGLGYPEEIIRLASGFPLGIGGAGCSCGAVTGGVMVIGMVFGRTNPRDPCVERCLLFSRELHDRFVNRHGCACCRSLIRGMILKSPEHMQQCVALTGEVAEETARIIIRETGIPAETVRYGHDHDRGNGAL, from the coding sequence ATGGAGACAGACCTTCATCCGTGCAGGGATCGTGTGGGAATATCCCCCGGGAAGCAACCCGATCCTGCAGGAATCCGGAAGATCGCAGAGGAGTACTACCGCTCCGGGCAGTTCTACTGCTCCGAGGCAATCGTAAAGACCTTCAATGAAGAGCTCGGGCTTGGCTACCCCGAAGAAATCATCCGTCTCGCTTCCGGTTTTCCTCTTGGGATCGGCGGCGCCGGCTGTTCCTGTGGCGCCGTGACCGGCGGGGTCATGGTAATTGGGATGGTCTTTGGCCGGACCAATCCCCGGGACCCCTGTGTTGAACGCTGTCTTTTGTTCTCCCGGGAGCTCCACGACCGGTTTGTGAACCGGCATGGGTGTGCCTGCTGCCGTTCGCTTATCCGGGGCATGATCCTGAAGTCTCCCGAACACATGCAGCAGTGTGTTGCCCTGACCGGTGAAGTTGCCGAGGAAACTGCGAGGATCATTATACGTGAAACGGGCATCCCCGCCGAAACAGTGAGGTACGGACACGATCACGATAGAGGAAATGGGGCATTATGA
- a CDS encoding double-cubane-cluster-containing anaerobic reductase, with translation MRAEKMNYFDSVIPNASAAIKSVREQGKKFVGFYCIFAPQELIVAADAVPVTLCSTKEEPIADGEKYLPRNFCPLLKSSYGFAITGKCAFFNNAEFIIGETTCDGKKKMFEMMGAFKPLVVLELPQSAKGEIQQQYWRSEVARCKEEIEKRLHVTITDEKMRAAISDMNEQRGLMRELALLNTAVPAPLAATDMLKVMWARNFTFDRPTFNKQLKSLIAELKGMAAKGEGPAPKTAKRIIVTGVPTGVGSEKVIRILEESGAAVVYIENCAGMKQYLDDVSTRGSPLEAIADKYLATPCSCMSPNTGRLELLEKLVPEYHADGVVDITWTGCHTYNVESRILGDYLSLHGNVPFIQIETDYSQGDIGQIRTRIEAFLEMIAKK, from the coding sequence ATGAGAGCAGAAAAGATGAATTACTTTGATTCGGTGATCCCGAATGCATCGGCGGCGATAAAAAGCGTACGCGAACAGGGAAAGAAGTTCGTGGGGTTCTACTGTATTTTTGCCCCGCAGGAACTCATCGTTGCCGCAGATGCGGTACCGGTGACTCTTTGTTCCACCAAAGAAGAGCCCATTGCCGACGGCGAGAAATATCTCCCGCGGAATTTCTGCCCGCTCCTTAAATCCTCCTACGGGTTTGCCATCACCGGGAAATGTGCGTTTTTTAACAACGCGGAATTTATCATCGGCGAGACCACCTGCGATGGCAAGAAAAAGATGTTTGAGATGATGGGCGCCTTCAAACCGCTGGTTGTGCTCGAACTCCCGCAGAGTGCAAAAGGAGAGATCCAGCAACAGTACTGGCGCTCGGAAGTGGCCCGGTGCAAAGAGGAGATCGAAAAGCGCCTCCATGTCACCATCACAGACGAAAAGATGAGGGCTGCAATCAGCGACATGAACGAGCAGCGGGGCCTGATGCGGGAGCTCGCCCTCCTAAACACAGCGGTTCCCGCGCCTCTTGCCGCCACAGACATGCTCAAAGTGATGTGGGCCCGCAACTTCACCTTTGACCGCCCCACCTTCAATAAGCAATTAAAAAGTCTCATTGCCGAACTTAAGGGCATGGCCGCAAAAGGCGAAGGTCCTGCGCCAAAGACCGCAAAGCGGATCATCGTTACCGGTGTTCCCACGGGTGTCGGCTCCGAGAAGGTCATCCGGATTCTTGAGGAATCGGGCGCTGCAGTTGTGTATATCGAGAACTGTGCCGGCATGAAACAGTACCTGGACGATGTTTCCACACGCGGGTCGCCCCTCGAAGCAATTGCCGACAAGTACCTCGCCACTCCCTGCTCCTGCATGAGCCCGAACACCGGCCGGCTCGAACTTCTGGAAAAGCTCGTACCTGAGTACCATGCAGATGGCGTTGTGGATATCACCTGGACCGGCTGCCACACCTACAACGTCGAGTCCCGGATTCTCGGGGACTATCTTTCCCTTCACGGGAATGTCCCGTTCATCCAGATCGAGACCGATTATTCGCAGGGCGATATCGGGCAGATCAGGACCCGGATCGAGGCATTCCTCGAAATGATTGCAAAGAAATAA
- a CDS encoding DsrE family protein has translation MSFDEKWRVPPVNILVTRHPYGSEYATGALNFALACTKKEIQTRVIFIEDGVYALSGVHSCNNKKDCFNLQEAVDAASGSENLQFFSYTPSLQARNMSKNPKLTGVIPVGPSELGTLLFFPPTGIVANHQRVLFF, from the coding sequence CTGAGTTTCGATGAGAAATGGAGAGTCCCCCCGGTCAATATCCTTGTTACCCGGCATCCGTATGGATCGGAATATGCCACCGGCGCACTCAACTTTGCCCTGGCATGTACCAAAAAGGAGATCCAGACGCGTGTCATTTTCATAGAGGATGGCGTCTATGCCCTGTCAGGCGTTCATTCCTGCAATAACAAAAAGGACTGTTTCAACCTGCAGGAGGCAGTTGATGCAGCCTCGGGGAGTGAAAACCTGCAGTTCTTTTCCTATACCCCCTCGCTCCAGGCGCGGAATATGAGTAAGAACCCCAAGTTGACCGGCGTGATCCCGGTGGGACCTTCTGAACTGGGGACGCTCCTCTTCTTCCCTCCCACGGGTATCGTGGCAAACCACCAGAGGGTCCTGTTTTTCTGA